In Candidatus Hydrogenedentota bacterium, the following are encoded in one genomic region:
- a CDS encoding acetylxylan esterase has translation MTRFTVSLLLALSAVSSPAFAAGADAFKELLGRPIIGPQQAFLEVQAWCAAHVVPMPVVDTAEAWEQEASGIRREVLERIVFAGAAKPWRDAPCRVEWLGEIPGGPGYRIKKLRYEALPGLWIPAVLYEPETLSGKVPVVLNPNGHDAAGKAADYKQTRCINLAKRGMLVLNQEWLGMGQLNAPGYTHYRMNQLDLCGTSGLAPFFLNLSRGLDLLLAHPNADPERVAVTGLSGGGCQTIQFCALDTRVTLACPVAGYSSFVTRAMNLKDLGDSEQTPRDLAALADYTHLTAMMAPRPTLLIYNSKDNCCFESGYALQPLLDAAQPVFRLYGAEERLRWHVNDDPGTHNYLQDNREAFYAMLGDFFYGGSLPLGTGEIPCADELKSSGELLVDLPEDNENFNTLALKRCKDLPNAPQCPGDKDAAAQWQRERRAALAGIVRAQTFDLRAEKTGQETTSGIDAAYWKFSMDGAWTVPGVELTPPNFQGTVIIVADAGRADVSGQAARLLGRGMRVLAVDPFYFGESAVSEKAPLYALTLSAVGARPLGLQSSQIAAVARWAAGREPGQPVTLLALGERSSLCALVAAALEEEFLQGVEVHGSPGSLKEVIELNREFPDCPEFFCFGLLESFDIAQILELVTPRPVRMINPSERAKQEFAKAAETYRVFGKDFDPLEQTDSL, from the coding sequence ATGACCCGATTCACCGTGTCGCTGCTGCTGGCGTTGTCCGCCGTTTCAAGTCCTGCCTTTGCTGCGGGGGCGGACGCGTTCAAGGAACTGCTCGGCCGGCCCATCATCGGGCCGCAACAGGCCTTCCTCGAAGTGCAGGCCTGGTGCGCGGCGCATGTGGTCCCAATGCCGGTGGTGGACACGGCGGAGGCATGGGAACAGGAGGCGTCGGGAATCCGGCGGGAGGTGCTTGAGCGGATAGTCTTTGCGGGCGCGGCCAAGCCGTGGCGGGACGCCCCGTGCCGGGTGGAATGGCTTGGCGAGATTCCCGGCGGACCCGGATACCGGATCAAAAAGCTGCGCTACGAGGCGCTGCCGGGACTGTGGATTCCGGCGGTGCTCTACGAGCCGGAGACGCTTTCCGGGAAGGTGCCGGTGGTCCTCAACCCGAACGGGCACGACGCGGCGGGCAAGGCGGCGGACTACAAGCAGACGCGCTGCATCAACCTGGCGAAGCGCGGCATGCTGGTGCTCAACCAGGAATGGCTGGGCATGGGGCAGTTGAACGCCCCCGGATACACCCATTACCGGATGAACCAGCTCGACCTGTGCGGAACCAGCGGTTTGGCGCCGTTCTTCCTGAACCTGAGCCGGGGACTGGACCTGCTTCTGGCCCACCCCAACGCGGACCCGGAGCGGGTGGCGGTCACAGGCCTCTCCGGCGGGGGCTGCCAGACCATCCAGTTTTGCGCGCTGGACACGCGGGTCACACTGGCCTGCCCCGTTGCGGGATACTCGAGTTTCGTCACCCGCGCCATGAACCTGAAGGACCTCGGCGACTCGGAGCAGACGCCGCGCGACCTGGCCGCGCTGGCGGACTACACCCACCTGACGGCGATGATGGCACCCCGGCCCACGCTGCTCATCTACAACTCCAAGGACAATTGCTGCTTCGAGTCGGGCTACGCCCTGCAGCCGCTTCTGGACGCGGCGCAGCCCGTGTTCCGGCTCTATGGCGCGGAGGAGCGCCTCCGCTGGCATGTGAACGACGACCCGGGCACCCATAACTATCTTCAGGACAACCGCGAGGCCTTTTACGCCATGCTGGGGGATTTTTTTTATGGGGGCAGCCTTCCCTTGGGCACGGGGGAGATTCCCTGCGCGGATGAACTCAAGAGTTCCGGGGAACTCCTCGTGGACCTGCCGGAGGACAATGAGAACTTCAATACCCTGGCCTTAAAACGCTGCAAAGACCTGCCCAACGCACCCCAATGCCCCGGAGACAAGGATGCCGCGGCGCAGTGGCAGCGGGAGCGCCGCGCCGCTCTTGCGGGCATTGTCCGCGCCCAAACCTTCGACCTGCGGGCGGAGAAGACTGGACAGGAAACAACCTCGGGGATTGACGCCGCGTACTGGAAATTTTCCATGGACGGGGCGTGGACGGTGCCGGGAGTCGAATTGACGCCGCCGAATTTCCAGGGGACCGTAATCATCGTGGCGGATGCGGGACGGGCGGATGTCTCCGGCCAGGCCGCGCGGCTGCTCGGGCGGGGGATGCGGGTGTTGGCCGTGGACCCGTTCTATTTCGGAGAGTCCGCCGTTTCCGAGAAAGCCCCCCTCTACGCCCTGACCCTGTCCGCCGTGGGTGCGCGCCCCCTGGGTCTCCAGTCCAGCCAAATTGCCGCCGTCGCGCGGTGGGCCGCCGGGAGGGAACCTGGCCAACCGGTCACGCTGCTGGCGCTGGGAGAACGGTCCAGCCTGTGCGCCCTCGTGGCCGCCGCGCTGGAGGAGGAGTTTCTCCAGGGGGTGGAGGTCCACGGTTCGCCGGGCAGCCTGAAGGAGGTCATCGAGCTGAACCGGGAGTTTCCGGACTGTCCCGAGTTCTTCTGCTTCGGCCTGCTGGAGTCTTTCGACATCGCGCAGATTCTCGAACTTGTGACCCCCCGCCCCGTGCGGATGATCAACCCGTCGGAGCGGGCCAAACAGGAATTCGCGAAGGCCGCGGAGACGTACCGCGTTTTTGGGAAGGATTTCGATCCGCTCGAACAGACGGACTCCCTTTGA
- a CDS encoding glycoside hydrolase family 28 protein codes for MNPARFTALLGLLCLSMPGFAAGVAGRYEVGDYGAVADGATLCTEAVQKAIDDCSANGGGTVRFGAGTYVSGTLVLKTGVTLNLPAGCILAGSENLDDYPVKVPEFRSYTDNYTDKSLIYAEKAERIGISGEGALDGRGRAFEGEYKKRPYMIRFIECREVTVTGVTLRDSPMWVQHYLACDRVRIHGITVRSHVNKNNDGIDIDCCSNVVISDCDIASGDDAIVLKSTADRPCKNITVTNCIVSSLCNGLKMGTESNGGFENIAISNCVVHDTRLSGLALEMVDGGVMDRVVVSNISMSGVGAPIFVRLGNRARPFQKDGKKPGIGVMRNITITNIEARGADMTGCAVSGIPEKRIENLTLSNIRLSFPGGGKRTDATRAISELPDKYPEHLMFGVLPAYGFFCRHVDGLNLDNVTVQLEGEDERHALVLDDVENAVIEGFDAPANGGIIPAMRLVGARNIFVRGCRPRAGTGVFLGVHGKQSAGIVLSGNDFSGVDRVFTTGAGAVAAAVSQTGNIP; via the coding sequence ATGAACCCTGCCCGATTTACGGCGCTGCTTGGTCTCCTATGCCTATCCATGCCGGGATTCGCGGCTGGGGTTGCGGGCCGCTATGAGGTCGGCGATTATGGCGCCGTCGCCGACGGCGCGACCCTGTGCACGGAAGCCGTTCAAAAGGCGATAGACGACTGCTCGGCCAACGGCGGCGGCACGGTCCGTTTCGGCGCGGGAACCTATGTGTCCGGGACGCTGGTCCTGAAGACCGGCGTGACCCTGAACCTGCCGGCCGGATGCATATTGGCCGGCAGTGAAAACCTGGACGACTATCCGGTGAAGGTGCCTGAGTTCAGGTCCTACACGGACAATTACACCGACAAAAGCCTGATTTACGCGGAGAAGGCGGAGCGGATCGGAATCAGCGGGGAGGGCGCGCTGGACGGCCGCGGGCGCGCCTTCGAGGGGGAGTATAAAAAACGCCCCTACATGATTCGGTTCATCGAGTGCCGGGAGGTTACAGTGACCGGCGTCACCCTGCGGGACTCGCCCATGTGGGTGCAGCATTACCTTGCCTGCGACAGGGTCCGGATTCACGGGATAACCGTCCGGAGCCATGTCAACAAGAACAACGACGGCATTGACATAGACTGCTGCTCAAACGTGGTCATTTCGGACTGCGACATCGCCTCTGGGGACGACGCCATCGTCCTCAAGAGCACCGCGGACAGGCCCTGCAAAAACATCACGGTGACCAACTGCATCGTGAGCAGCCTGTGCAACGGCCTGAAGATGGGGACCGAGTCCAACGGCGGGTTTGAAAACATCGCCATTTCCAACTGCGTTGTCCATGACACGCGCCTCTCCGGGCTCGCCCTCGAGATGGTGGACGGCGGCGTGATGGACCGCGTGGTGGTGTCGAACATTTCCATGTCCGGCGTTGGGGCGCCCATTTTCGTGCGGCTGGGCAACCGGGCGCGGCCCTTCCAGAAAGACGGCAAAAAGCCGGGCATCGGCGTCATGCGCAACATCACCATCACCAACATCGAGGCGCGCGGCGCCGACATGACCGGCTGCGCCGTCTCGGGCATTCCCGAAAAGAGGATAGAAAACCTGACGCTGAGCAACATCCGGCTCTCCTTTCCGGGCGGTGGAAAGAGAACGGACGCGACCCGGGCCATTTCGGAATTGCCTGACAAATACCCCGAACACCTCATGTTTGGCGTTCTGCCCGCGTATGGTTTTTTCTGCCGGCATGTGGACGGCCTGAACCTGGACAACGTCACGGTGCAATTGGAGGGGGAGGACGAACGGCACGCGCTTGTCCTGGACGATGTGGAAAACGCGGTGATTGAGGGATTCGACGCCCCCGCCAACGGCGGCATTATTCCGGCCATGCGTCTGGTAGGCGCGAGGAACATCTTCGTGCGCGGATGCAGGCCGCGGGCCGGGACCGGTGTTTTCCTGGGGGTTCACGGAAAACAGAGCGCGGGGATCGTGCTTTCAGGAAACGATTTCAGCGGCGTGGACCGGGTCTTCACCACCGGCGCGGGCGCTGTGGCCGCGGCGGTGTCCCAGACGGGGAACATCCCCTGA